A window from Calliopsis andreniformis isolate RMS-2024a chromosome 5, iyCalAndr_principal, whole genome shotgun sequence encodes these proteins:
- the LOC143179228 gene encoding uncharacterized protein LOC143179228, which produces MSSSDMNLMDFLFPRDSFLKGDIKDESFIDQNYGDVAIAAEEWPTNPDDFLDSIFKLEDNQFNLMQDDLETIPSSSSDSGLSSALSLSCEQQLSPLLPIEEDQVEISNSEISSPQNFMDFEPLGSPNQSMGSVDSPVRSVVSSNMGSPATDVAEEMDVEHTLVAVVNPNNTLTDVNTTIVTEQPVIELEKTPKPQIHITPKESNTINVRNIGKRNVRQLIRVTPMGSGNPRSILLPVSLKDMKEVRTIKIINASQARNLKGFKINQTNIINKPVQMTIKQEDSSSEKGCNSSDEVSESDSPYPRLKLNAEEKRLLQKEGITLPTHYPLTKHEERELKRIRRKIRNKISAQDSRKRKKEYVDGLEDRVKQCTEENMTLLKRIKALQSQNQSLAGQLKRLQALLQKGNKSAQPATCLMVLLLSLALVAVPNLRPHSNSNNELTQEQEQPEKMPPLAGRSRTLLYSKQLMDEELQQYSEELLQEVEGLLDHDYSPAIQPPLYKRPRMDTESKCVSSSDNVGGIFCGKQEVTVSKSSKKYIEPPLDDVWPPPNPGGQKNTKVVDKLEALTNELKINVSDSEGTRTVLLKVPQEQ; this is translated from the exons ATGTCGTCGTCGGATATGAACCTGATGGACTTCCTCTTCCCGCGGGACTCGTTCCTGAAGGGCGACATTAAGGACGAGTCCTTCATAGACCAGAATTACGGCGACGTCGCCATCGCG GCGGAGGAATGGCCAACAAACCCGGACGACTTTCTCGATTCCATTTTCAAGCTGGAGGACAATCAGTTCAACCTGATGCAGGATGATTTGGAGACGATTCCATCCTCTTCCTCGGACAGCGGACTCTCCAGTGCTCTCAGCCTCTCCTGCGAGCAGCAGTTGAGTCCTCTCTTACCAATCGAGGAGGACCAGGTGGAAATCAGCAACTCCGAAATAAGCAGTCCACAGAACTTCATGGATTTCGAGCCGCTGGGCAGCCCTAATCAGTCCATGGGCAGCGTGGACAGCCCTGTTAGGTCTGTTGTTAGCTCCAATATGGGATCACCTGCCACGGACGTTGCGGAGGAGATGGATGTCGAGCATACTCTTGTAGCAGTCGTGAACCCTAATAATACCCTTACAGACGTGAACACGACCATTGTGACGGAGCAACCGGTTATCGAGCTAG AAAAAACACCAAAACCACAAATACACATCACGCCTAAAGAGAGTAACACGATAAATGTTCGCAACATCGGCAAACGTAACGTCAGGCAATTGATTCGTGTTACTCCAATGGGTTCCGGTAATCCAAGATCCATTTTACTGCCagtaagtctgaaagatatgaagGAGGTGAGGACTATTAAGATCATCAACGCGTCACAGGCGAGGAATCTCAAAGGTTTCAAAATTAACCAGACGAACATCATTAACAAGCCTGTTCAG ATGACTATCAAGCAAGAGGATTCCAGCAGCGAGAAGGGCTGCAACTCTAGCGACGAGGTCTCAGAATCGGATTCCCCGTATCCGCGGCTGAAGCTGAACGCGGAAGAGAAGCGTCTGCTTCAGAAAGAAGGGATAACGTTGCCCACGCATTATCCCTTGACGAAGCACGAGGAACGCGAGCTAAAGAGGATCAGGCGCAAGATTCGCAACAAAATATCCGCTCAGGATTCACGGAAGAGGAAAAAGGAGTACGTCGACGGGCTGGAGGATCGCGTGAAGCAGTGCACCGAAGAGAACATGACGCTTCTGAAACGCATCAAAGCTCTCCAGTCGCAGAACCAGAGCCTGGCTGGCCAACTTAAGAGGCTCCAGGCTCTGCTGCAGAAGGGCAACAAGAGTGCCCAGCCGGCTACTTGTTTGATGGTTTTGCTGCTCTCATTGGCTCTGGTCGCTGTACCGAATCTCCGACCACACTCTAATTCCAACAATGAACTCACGCAAGAACAGGAACAGCCCGAGAAAATGCCACCGTTGGCAG gtcGTTCTCGAACACTTCTCTACTCGAAGCAGCTGATGGACGAGGAACTGCAGCAATACAGCGAGGAGTTGCTGCAGGAAGTGGAGGGCCTGCTGGATCACGACTACAGCCCCGCGATTCAGCCACCCCTCTACAAACGTCCTCGCATGGACACGGAATCGAAATGTGTTTCTTCATCGGACAACGTCGGCGGTATATTCTGTGGGAAGCAGGAGGTGACTGTTTCGAAGTCAAGCAAGAAGTACATCGAGCCACCATTGGACGACGTTTGGCCACCACCGAATCCAGGCGGACAGAAGAACACCAAGGTGGTCGATAAGCTCGAAGCACTGACGAACGAGCTGAAGATCAACGTCTCTGATTCCGAGGGCACCAGAACGGTCCTCCTGAAGGTGCCTCAGGAGCAGTAG
- the Med24 gene encoding mediator complex subunit 24 has protein sequence MCNFLTSAMETKVTSKTSSLKALLLRAWRERWSDLQWGINIKTILPRGVSGDVYNLADCILQQALVGLGPNQLVLSYLKHSLSSQLVSYAAVLQRISKYDAFHKPHCILSLLEFLESIQVGITCRGKPEEDLLAAAVLSIVHWLLQCYLHTLTKMPQNNPLTPQPTELMDKPASILKQMLSSDFLCSMMYLAKYDDKDLYIEVVKKCQEIEGLLKTSNLKSSVPIEDSLKKLCNLEVECLALSPEMTQMESITHCLQPLFAVQVLLNPSTETSIFVNQMLMVQRLKNYTNARLYCEIIRACLICLHNVTGTFKESQWGAFTFLKVPLILKELHVAYSNGDDKSEYSQDILDAFELLLQFTPLLDIMDTACSCNSVECLLNALQKVNLVTEKQAKQISSRREGVTATLQKLESSTSTPSIPKVIVRAEPTLSGILKTLNADYTKIHEALLSMLYQVLTGKSFELMLAVATVEGKLKTFVTKLIKFNECSKQINEPVPPKTAATRAMLFDVSFLMLCSIVQTYGSDAVLEEGGGDSFFEQWVRECMPERNQPKSPQKMLQNVDPARVDALLAQINSSDPDFKSSNIKWHIACQSAMGAVKELLCAWESDVIGAGDVKRALDGLRAAACCLPVCAAAWLCAYMSITHQDALLKPMNMVQHFLTPLPGDEMQDNLKERSSLMVQIVRKMQYDVHPPTQSKTKVLSMSHSIISKQPILEQLETVWKDINERGWINIQATQSLESLLNTGGSLWFVSNIVKAVLKYRYQKELDQAVDLAFAIFHLDIENCTLDLINHIIPQYLYNSLQSEELVEPQSSILAKLCVYCIFSTLEYNNSNPYRGSSRKRVRRDLDADELDALGVPANKILRLNEAGDSNPIFGSQSPQAQGSTNGQKSIALRDPLLSSINALFMTFSFLVNRDGEVSQQTHFILQFLRLMVQCGKDRTRVVLQRMPQTLVPCLLKALPEFFTTDILLRFYDIQIAAGRKATARDLCMLRNITLKPTK, from the exons ATGTGTAATTTTCTAACATCAGCTATGGAGACTAAGGTAACTAGTAAAACCAGTAGTTTGAAAGCTCTATTGCTGCGAGCATGGAGGGAACGCTGGAGTGATTTACAATGGGGTATTAATATTAAAACG ATTTTACCAAGAGGTGTCAGTGGAGATGTATATAATTTAGCAGACTGTATATTACAACAAGCATTAGTAGGACTAGGTCCGAATCAATTAGTACTATCTTACTTGAAACATTCTTTAAGTTCTCAG TTGGTCTCCTATGCTGCTGTGTTGCAACGAATAAGCAAATACGATGCCTTTCACAAGcctcattgtattttaagtttactAGAATTCTTAGAATCTATCCAAGTAGGCATAACTTGCCGTGGCAAACCAGAAGAAGATCTTTTGGCAGCTGCAGTTTTGTCTATTGTACATtggctgttacaatgttacCTACATACCTTGACAAAAATGCCACAGAACAATCCATTAACACCACAACCAACTGAACTTATGGATAAACCTGCCAGTATATTGAAACAAATGCTTAGTTCAGATTTTCTTTGCTCGATGATGTACTTAGCCAAATATGATGACAAAG ACTTGTATATAGAGGTTGTGAAAAAGTGTCAAGAAATTGAAGGGTTATTAAAAACAAGCAATTTGAAATCTTCAGTGCCTATAGAAGATTCTCTTAAAAAATTGTGCAATTTGGAGGTTGAATGCTTAGCTCTGTCTCCTGAAATGACACAAATGGAATCTATAACTCATTGCTTGCAACCGCTATTTGCAGTTCAAGTGTTATTAAACCCTAGCACAGAAACGTCTATATTTGTTAACCAGATGTTAATGGTCCAAAGACTTAAAAATTACACGAACGCGAGGCTGTACTGCGAAATAATACGCGCGTGTTTAATATGTCTACATAATGTAACTGGAACGTTCAAGGAATCGCAATGGGGTGCTTTCACATTTCTAAAAGTACCTCTTATTTTGAAGGAATTGCACGTTGCATATTCGAACG GTGATGACAAATCGGAGTATTCTCAAGATATTCTAGACGCTTTCGAACTTCTACTGCAATTTACACCACTTCTAGATATAATGGACACCGCGTGTTCCTGTAATAGCGTAGAATGTTTACTGAATGCATTACAGAAAGTGAATTTAGTCACAGAGAAACAGGCGAAACAAATAAGCAGTAGGAG AGAGGGTGTGACTGCGACGTTACAAAAGTTAGAATCTTCTACGTCCACGCCTTCTATCCCAAAGGTAATCGTGCGAGCAGAACCTACGTTGTCTGGAATCTTGAAAACGCTTAACGCAGATTACACAAAGATTCACGAGGCACTGCTAAGCATGTTATACCAAGTTTTGACTGGAAAAAGTTTTGAACTGATGTTAGCTGTAGCTACTGTAGAAGGGAAACTGAAAACCTTCGTTACCAAACTGATCAAGTTTAACGAATGTAGTAAGCAAATTAACGAACCTGTCCCACCAAAGACTGCGGCAACCAGAGCGATGTTGTTCGACGTATCATTCCTTATGCTGTGTTCTATAGTGCAAACGTATGGATCTGAT GCTGTATTAGAAGAGGGAGGAGGTGACTCCTTTTTCGAGCAATGGGTGCGTGAGTGTATGCCTGAACGAAATCAACCAAAGTCGCCCCAAAAAATGTTGCAAAACGTAGATCCCGCGAGGGTGGATGCGCTGTTGGCGCAAATCAATTCGTCCGATCCGGATTTTAAATCTAGCAATATCAAATGGCATATTGCGTGTCAGTCAGCTATGGGTGCTGTGAAAGAGCTGCTCTGTGCATGGGAAAGTGATGTGATTGGAGCTGGAGACGTTAAACGTGCTTTAGATGGATTACGTGCGGCTGCATGCTGTTTGCCAGTTTGTGCAGCTGCTTGGCTCTGTGCGTACATGAGCATCACCCATCAGGATGCCCTTTTAAAGCCTATGAATATGGTTCAGCATTTTTTGACGCCGCTTCCTGGAGATGAAATGCAAGATAACCTCAAAGAACG ATCTAGTTTAATGGTTCAGATCGTTCGAAAAATGCAATACGATGTTCATCCTCCAACACAATCGAAAACGAAAGTCCTTTCAATGTCTCACAG TATTATTTCGAAGCAACCAATATTGGAACAACTGGAAACTGTTTGGAAAGATATTAATGAACGGGGGTGGATAAATATTCAAGCAACGCAATCCTTAGAATCATTATTGAATACTGGTGGATCACTGTGGTTCGTTTCGAATATTGTGAAGGCAGTTTTGAAGTATCGTTACCAGAAGGAGCTGGATCAAGCTGTAGACTTagcatttgcaatttttcatcttGACATCGAGAATTGCACCTTAGATCTTATCAACCATATCATTCCCCAGTATTTATACAATTCATTACA AAGCGAAGAACTCGtagaaccacagtcctcgattttAGCGAAACTATGCGTGTATTGTATATTTTCTACATTAGAATATAACAATTCGAATCCATACCGCGGAAGCAGCAGAAAACGTGTACGACGCGATTTAGATGCTGACGAGCTCGATGCTCTTGGTGTGCCAGCGAATAAGATTCTTAGGTTAAACGAGGCAGGGGATTCAAATCCCATTTTTGGTTCACAAAGTCCACAAGCTCAAGGATCGACTAACGGACAAAAGTCGATCGCGCTGAGGGATCCTCTGCTGTCATCGATAAACGCACTATTTATGACATTCTCGTTCCTAGTTAATAGAGACGGTGAAGTATCCCAACAGACTCATTTTATACTTCAATTCTTGCGTCTCATGGTACAATGCGGGAAGGACAGAACTCGTGTTGTATTGCAAAGAATGCCGCAAACATTG gtCCCTTGTCTTCTAAAAGCACTGCCCGAATTTTTTACGACTGATATACTATTAAGATTTTATGATATTCAAATAGCAGCAGGACGAAAAGCAACGGCGCGAGATTTGTGTATGTTGCGAAATATTACTTTGAAACCTACGAAATAG